From the genome of Papaver somniferum cultivar HN1 chromosome 2, ASM357369v1, whole genome shotgun sequence, one region includes:
- the LOC113350539 gene encoding uncharacterized protein LOC113350539 isoform X2, giving the protein MPLSKTPQSYREVEAVLLSFNFSTESFRMITGPAENSDLDVIGGDQGKIVYITCFTCFTAEYASEAYQVYALNDYDYSCSATNYEYSWSKSHAFTINRPFGVYCPRAITKYGVFGFLCGYGGGLVFVNLLTEEMKDSEIVDASLEGLGDVFRGDVYKESLVSIDSPLPSNNNS; this is encoded by the exons ATGCCACTTTCCAAAACTCCACAA TCCTATAGGGAAGTTGAGGCAGTGCTTCTCTCTTTCAATTTCAGCACAGAAAGTTTCAGGATGATAACTGGTCCGGCCGAAAACTCTGATTTAGATGTCATAGGAGGTGATCAGGGAAAGATTGTTTACATTACATGTTTTACATGTTTTACTGCGGAGTATGCTAGTGAAGCATATCAAGTGTATGCTTTGAATGATTATGATTATAGTTGTAGTGCTACAAATTACGAGTACTCATGGAGTAAATCACATGCGTTCACTATAAATCGTCCTTTTGGCGTCTATTGTCCCAGGGCAATTACGAAATATGGAGTGTTTGGTTTTCTATGTGGTTATGGCGGTGGTCTGGTGTTTGTCAACTTACTTACAGAAGAAATGAAGGATAGTGAAATTGTTGATGCATCTTTAGAGGGTCTAGGTGATGTGTTCAGAGGCGATGTTTACAAGGAGAGCTTAGTCTCAATCGATAGTCCACTTCccagcaacaacaacagttaA
- the LOC113350539 gene encoding uncharacterized protein LOC113350539 isoform X1: MLILKAIMKIKSYREVEAVLLSFNFSTESFRMITGPAENSDLDVIGGDQGKIVYITCFTCFTAEYASEAYQVYALNDYDYSCSATNYEYSWSKSHAFTINRPFGVYCPRAITKYGVFGFLCGYGGGLVFVNLLTEEMKDSEIVDASLEGLGDVFRGDVYKESLVSIDSPLPSNNNS; the protein is encoded by the exons ATGCTCATTCTTAAGGCAATTATGAAAATCAAG TCCTATAGGGAAGTTGAGGCAGTGCTTCTCTCTTTCAATTTCAGCACAGAAAGTTTCAGGATGATAACTGGTCCGGCCGAAAACTCTGATTTAGATGTCATAGGAGGTGATCAGGGAAAGATTGTTTACATTACATGTTTTACATGTTTTACTGCGGAGTATGCTAGTGAAGCATATCAAGTGTATGCTTTGAATGATTATGATTATAGTTGTAGTGCTACAAATTACGAGTACTCATGGAGTAAATCACATGCGTTCACTATAAATCGTCCTTTTGGCGTCTATTGTCCCAGGGCAATTACGAAATATGGAGTGTTTGGTTTTCTATGTGGTTATGGCGGTGGTCTGGTGTTTGTCAACTTACTTACAGAAGAAATGAAGGATAGTGAAATTGTTGATGCATCTTTAGAGGGTCTAGGTGATGTGTTCAGAGGCGATGTTTACAAGGAGAGCTTAGTCTCAATCGATAGTCCACTTCccagcaacaacaacagttaA